In Heptranchias perlo isolate sHepPer1 chromosome 7, sHepPer1.hap1, whole genome shotgun sequence, a genomic segment contains:
- the mob4 gene encoding LOW QUALITY PROTEIN: MOB-like protein phocein (The sequence of the model RefSeq protein was modified relative to this genomic sequence to represent the inferred CDS: inserted 1 base in 1 codon), with amino-acid sequence MFLYLRQFCLELNGLAVKLNSECHPDACIQMTATEQWIFLCAAHKCPTKDYTRHTLDGAACLLNSNKYFPSWVSIKESSAAKLSSVCRRIYGIFSHAYFHYRQIFDEYKNETFVCHRXVVNYNLMSKDNLIVPILEEELQNSPAAE; translated from the exons ATGTTTCTGTATCTCAGACAGTTttgtctggagctgaatggtcttGCAGTGAA ACTGAACAGTGAGTGCCATCCTGATGCATGTATTCAGATGACTGCTACAGAACAGTGGATATTTCTATGTGCTGCCCATAAG TGCCCTACCAAAGACTACACCAGGCATACACTGGATGGTGCTGCATGCCTTTTAAACAGCAATAAATATTTTC CTTCCTGGGTTAGCATTAAAGAGTCTTCTGCAGCTAAATTAAGTTCAGTTTGCCGAAGGATCTACGGAATATTTTCACACGCCTACTTTCATTATCGGCAGATATTCGATGAATATAAG AATGAAACTTTTGTATGTCACC ACGTCGTGAATTACAATTTGATGTCTAAAGATAATCTAATTGTACCCATTTTGGAAGAAGAATTGCAAAATTCACCTGCAGCAGAGTGA